The following proteins come from a genomic window of Synechococcus sp. BIOS-E4-1:
- a CDS encoding shikimate dehydrogenase, giving the protein MHRIVRLAMISGTTGLIGLLGQPVSHSLSPVMHNAALKAMHLDWRYLALPCEADDLKTVLNGLQAVGCRGLNVTIPHKQQAADLCRELSPLAKRLGAVNTLTPLKEGGWHGHNTDAEGFLAPLQSSPDLWQGAEAVVLGCGGSARAVVAGLQQLPLSTIHVAGRRPDALETFLGDLTSDQGNDSVPLIGMALEADPLNRILKRSKLVVNTTPVGMQGHGDDNAMPLGRDLWTGVDASMTFYDLIYTPRPTPWLMLGQQLGCPSIDGLEMLVQQGAAALRRWSGRADVPVALMREEALRSLNADQVLPERFTD; this is encoded by the coding sequence GTGCACAGGATTGTGCGACTCGCAATGATCAGCGGAACCACAGGACTGATCGGCTTGCTCGGACAACCCGTGAGCCATTCCCTGTCACCGGTGATGCATAACGCCGCGCTGAAAGCGATGCATCTCGATTGGCGTTACCTGGCGTTGCCCTGTGAAGCGGATGATCTGAAGACAGTGCTCAACGGACTGCAAGCCGTGGGTTGCCGCGGGCTGAACGTGACCATTCCGCACAAGCAGCAGGCAGCAGACCTCTGCCGGGAGCTGAGCCCTCTGGCCAAGCGACTGGGGGCCGTGAACACGCTCACGCCTCTTAAAGAGGGTGGATGGCATGGCCATAACACCGATGCCGAGGGTTTTCTGGCACCACTGCAGTCGTCTCCAGACCTGTGGCAAGGGGCGGAAGCTGTGGTGCTGGGCTGCGGTGGCAGCGCCCGAGCCGTGGTGGCCGGGCTGCAGCAACTTCCTCTGAGCACGATTCATGTGGCCGGTAGACGCCCTGACGCGCTGGAAACCTTTCTGGGCGACCTGACGTCCGACCAGGGCAACGACAGCGTGCCGCTGATCGGTATGGCCCTCGAAGCAGACCCGCTCAACCGGATCTTGAAACGATCGAAGCTTGTGGTGAACACCACTCCCGTGGGGATGCAGGGTCACGGGGATGACAACGCCATGCCGCTCGGCAGAGATCTTTGGACAGGCGTTGATGCATCCATGACCTTCTATGACCTGATCTACACACCACGACCAACGCCTTGGCTGATGCTGGGGCAACAGCTTGGATGCCCCAGCATCGATGGACTGGAAATGCTGGTTCAACAGGGAGCTGCCGCCCTGCGTCGATGGTCGGGCCGCGCGGATGTCCCGGTTGCGCTGATGCGCGAAGAAGCGCTTCGAAGCCTGAATGCGGATCAGGTTCTACCTGAAAGATTCACGGACTGA
- a CDS encoding Tic20 family protein: MPIPAWQRFLGVLVYVLPWSDAIPFGSHLMGQFPWMQWLTLPALPLVLLERGIPFGNLLVFFLLFLAVVRNPNVPYFLRFNTLQALLVDIIVVLLGYAFGILLQPLSSGLMLRTLSSTVVVAVLAVVIFALIECIRGREPDLPGLSQAVRMQLY; the protein is encoded by the coding sequence ATGCCCATTCCCGCCTGGCAACGGTTCCTGGGTGTACTGGTGTACGTCCTGCCCTGGAGCGATGCAATTCCGTTCGGCAGCCATCTGATGGGTCAGTTCCCCTGGATGCAGTGGCTCACCCTGCCTGCATTGCCTCTCGTGCTGCTCGAACGGGGCATCCCCTTCGGAAATCTGCTGGTGTTCTTCCTGCTGTTCCTGGCTGTGGTGCGCAATCCAAACGTGCCCTACTTCCTACGCTTCAACACGCTCCAGGCCCTGCTGGTCGACATCATCGTGGTGCTGCTCGGCTACGCCTTTGGCATCCTGCTGCAACCACTCAGCAGTGGTCTGATGCTGCGCACCCTGTCGAGCACGGTGGTGGTGGCGGTGCTGGCTGTGGTGATCTTCGCTTTGATCGAATGCATCCGCGGCAGAGAACCTGATCTACCAGGATTGAGCCAGGCTGTTCGCATGCAGCTCTACTGA
- the rpsF gene encoding 30S ribosomal protein S6, whose amino-acid sequence MTQTPYYETMYILRPDIPEEEVESHLTKYRDILVETGADVLDNQMRGKRRLAYPIAKHKEGIYVQLSHNGDGQQVAVLEKAMRLSEDVIRYLTVKQDGPLPAPRVAPGTEAAAQPETAEASA is encoded by the coding sequence ATGACCCAGACGCCTTACTACGAGACCATGTACATCCTTCGTCCGGACATTCCGGAAGAGGAAGTTGAGTCTCATCTCACCAAGTACCGCGACATCCTGGTCGAAACCGGTGCTGATGTCCTGGACAACCAGATGCGCGGCAAGCGTCGCCTCGCCTATCCGATCGCAAAGCACAAGGAAGGCATCTACGTTCAGCTGAGCCACAACGGTGATGGACAGCAGGTTGCTGTTCTTGAGAAAGCCATGCGCCTCAGCGAAGACGTGATCCGTTATCTCACCGTCAAGCAAGACGGACCTCTGCCGGCTCCCCGCGTGGCTCCAGGCACTGAAGCCGCTGCACAGCCCGAAACAGCCGAAGCTTCCGCCTAA
- a CDS encoding argininosuccinate synthase — protein sequence MGRAKKVVLAYSGGVDTSVCIPYLKQEWGVDEVITFAADLGQGDELEPIRLKALDAGASQSLVGDLIQPFIEEFAFPAIRANALYEGRYPLSTALARPLIARRLVEVAREVGADAVAHGCTGKGNDQVRFDVAIAALAPDLKVLTPAREWGMSREETIAYGERCGVPAPVSKKSPYSIDLNLLGRSVEAGPLEDPMVAPPEEVFAMSVSVDAAPSQAQEIEIGFEAGNPVSIDGVRLAPVELIREANRLAGMHGIGRLDMIENRVVGIKSREIYETPGLLLLIQAHQELESLTLAADVLRTKRQLEMQWADLVYQGLWFGPLKEALDGFMDRTQTHVNGTVRLRLHKGNAIVTGRSSSDSSLYVPEMASYGSDDQFDHRAAEGFIYIWGLPIRIWSAARRR from the coding sequence ATGGGACGCGCCAAGAAGGTTGTGCTCGCGTATTCCGGAGGTGTGGACACCAGTGTCTGCATTCCCTACCTCAAGCAGGAGTGGGGAGTCGACGAGGTGATCACCTTTGCTGCAGACCTCGGTCAGGGCGATGAGCTGGAGCCGATTCGTCTCAAGGCTCTGGACGCTGGTGCAAGTCAGTCCCTGGTTGGTGACCTCATTCAACCCTTCATCGAGGAGTTCGCTTTTCCAGCGATCCGGGCCAATGCTTTGTACGAGGGTCGTTATCCACTATCCACAGCACTGGCGCGTCCGCTGATTGCCCGACGTCTGGTGGAGGTGGCACGGGAGGTTGGCGCCGATGCCGTGGCTCATGGGTGCACCGGCAAGGGAAACGATCAGGTGCGATTTGACGTGGCGATCGCTGCCTTGGCTCCTGATCTGAAGGTGCTCACCCCTGCCCGTGAATGGGGAATGAGCCGTGAGGAAACGATTGCCTATGGCGAGCGTTGCGGGGTTCCCGCTCCAGTGAGTAAGAAGTCTCCCTATTCAATCGACCTCAATCTGCTGGGCCGCAGCGTTGAAGCGGGTCCGCTTGAGGATCCGATGGTTGCGCCTCCCGAAGAAGTGTTTGCCATGAGCGTGTCCGTGGATGCGGCACCGTCTCAGGCTCAGGAGATTGAAATCGGCTTCGAGGCTGGTAATCCGGTCAGTATTGATGGCGTGCGGCTGGCACCGGTTGAGCTGATCCGTGAAGCCAACCGACTGGCTGGAATGCATGGCATCGGCAGGCTCGACATGATCGAGAACCGAGTGGTCGGCATCAAGAGCCGTGAGATCTATGAAACCCCCGGTCTGCTGCTGCTGATCCAGGCCCATCAGGAACTGGAGAGCCTCACCCTGGCAGCCGATGTGCTTCGTACCAAGCGTCAGCTGGAGATGCAGTGGGCGGACCTGGTGTATCAGGGCCTCTGGTTCGGACCGCTCAAGGAAGCGCTTGATGGATTCATGGATCGCACCCAGACCCACGTGAATGGCACGGTCCGCCTGCGTCTGCACAAGGGCAATGCCATCGTCACGGGGCGCAGCTCCAGCGACAGCAGCCTTTACGTTCCTGAGATGGCCTCCTACGGCAGCGACGATCAATTCGATCACCGCGCAGCAGAGGGTTTCATCTACATCTGGGGATTGCCCATCCGGATCTGGTCGGCAGCGCGACGCCGTTAG
- a CDS encoding DUF3134 domain-containing protein yields the protein MALKILSSALTDLSALDNVNPALTRYGRKEPAPVLPLREEPDLLSWLETSGRLVEDEESNSPEVSTVEEEELSALMGEKEDYKADEENEENWED from the coding sequence TTGGCTCTGAAGATTTTGTCCTCAGCTCTCACGGACTTGAGCGCCCTCGACAACGTCAACCCGGCCCTGACCCGCTACGGACGCAAGGAGCCTGCACCAGTGCTTCCGCTGCGCGAGGAGCCCGATCTGCTGAGCTGGCTTGAAACCAGTGGTCGCCTGGTGGAGGACGAAGAGTCCAATTCACCCGAGGTGAGCACGGTGGAAGAAGAGGAACTCTCCGCGCTGATGGGTGAAAAAGAGGACTACAAGGCTGACGAAGAGAACGAAGAAAACTGGGAAGACTGA